A window of Gimesia sp. genomic DNA:
GGATCCCTTCCAGCTTAGCCAGTTTCTTGCGAAGTTTTTCGATTGTCTGTTCGCGATGATTGTCATCCAGAACATAGACCATACAGCCGCCGCCCTGAGACAGACAGTAAGCCTGCTTTTTATCTTTAGTAATCAGACCTTCCTGTTTGAGGAGCACATTCGGGCGGATGTCTTTCGAGATCGGGAAGAACCCGTGATCGCTGGCCACAACGAGTGTCGTTTTATCTGCGTGTGGGGAAAGTTTGATGGCTTCGACAATATCACGCAGGCGATCATCGGCGTAGCTCACGGACCAGTAGGCTTCCGTGCTGCGGGGACCATGCTTGTGCTCCACATGGTCAACTTCAACCAGGTGAATGACCAGCAGATTGGGCGGATGTTTCTGGAACAGATGGCGAGCCATCCGGGTATAGAGCCAGTCGCGTTTGACACCTCCACCGCTTTCACCAGTCCAGGCACCATGTTCGTCAACAGGGAGACCGTCCTGACGCAGTTCTTCCAGCCAGATCTGGGTGCCGTACTTAGGCCAGGCTTCTTTGCCAAACATGTCGGGTACGGTCCAGTCCAGCGTCCGGGCATTGCGGGACGCTGGCCAGATGATGCCGGCGGTGACCAGACCAGCCCGATGGGCTACGTCGTAGATGGTCGGAACTTTGACAATCTGATCTTTGTCGAACAATGGATCTGGAATGAAGGGGACGGGAGTTGCACTTTTCCGATCGAGGTAATTGTTGCCGATGACACCGTGTTTCGCTGGTGTCGCACCAGTGACCAGGGTCGTATGGTTAGGCCAGGTGACAGTGGGAAAGGAGCAGACCATACCCTGAGCACGAGCTCCATCTCGAGCGAGCTTGCGTAAAGTCGGCATGTCTGCTTTGGGATCGTCCAGGTAGAAATTTGCCAGGCCATCCACACTGACCAGGACCACACAGCGATCCGAATGCGGTTCCGCAGCAGCACAGGTTTGTGGCAGATAAGACAGTATCGTGCCAGTCAGAATGAAAGCGAAAAGCATCACGCGCATGATGAGGACTCCAGTTCGAATAATGAAAATGCCCGGCTTTTCAGGATGGAAAGAAAACAGCCAGGCGGAGGCAGGTTTCTATTTATTGTGCTCTCCACATCACGGCAATGCAACCGTATTGGTGTTAAACGGAGTAGTGATCTAGCTGGGGCTCTACATCACGTTGAGTCTGCCATCTCAGATTGAACATTTGCAACGGCATTGTTCGATAATGACCCGCTTGAACTGGATCACCACCTTGACTAAGCATAGTACTGTCGCATAAACTAACGTTTATGGAATGTTTGTTCCAGAGATAGAAAACTTGCGCCAGTTAGGCTGAAACCAATTCTTTCATATCTCAGCGGCGGATATGTGAAGATGCTTCAGAAATCTAAGGGAAGAGCGTGCTGTGAAACGACCGGGTCGAGTCAGTCTGTTTGCGCTCTTGTTCCTGCTTCAGGTGCTGGCATCATCTGCTTTGACCGCAGCCACTTCTCCCGTTTTGAATTCCGTTTTTCCTTGTGGAGGACAACAGGGGAGTAGCCTGGAACTCAAGGTTGCTGGCATGGGGCTGGATGATGTAACCCGCCTGATCTGCAGTCATCCCGAGATCGCTGCTGAGAAAATCGGTAAGGATCAGTTTCGAGTTTCGATCCCTGCCAGTGTTCCTGTTGGCACATATGATCTGCGCGTTCTCTGT
This region includes:
- a CDS encoding ectonucleotide pyrophosphatase/phosphodiesterase, giving the protein MRVMLFAFILTGTILSYLPQTCAAAEPHSDRCVVLVSVDGLANFYLDDPKADMPTLRKLARDGARAQGMVCSFPTVTWPNHTTLVTGATPAKHGVIGNNYLDRKSATPVPFIPDPLFDKDQIVKVPTIYDVAHRAGLVTAGIIWPASRNARTLDWTVPDMFGKEAWPKYGTQIWLEELRQDGLPVDEHGAWTGESGGGVKRDWLYTRMARHLFQKHPPNLLVIHLVEVDHVEHKHGPRSTEAYWSVSYADDRLRDIVEAIKLSPHADKTTLVVASDHGFFPISKDIRPNVLLKQEGLITKDKKQAYCLSQGGGCMVYVLDDNHREQTIEKLRKKLAKLEGIQAVLGKEEYTKLGQPTPAEDPHAPDLWLAAKSGYSFTNSDSGDEPVVPRKTPGGTHGYLPDQPDMLATLVISGYGIKPGTNLGKIQSLDVAPTMARLLGVELPTAQGKPLMPALLDD